CCATAACCGGGATTATGCGGCCGGCACCTGCGAGCCGCTGCGCGTGCAGATCGAGCGATATCTCGTCGCCGCGGGCATGGACCTTGGTGGCGGAGCGATCCGGCTGCTCACCATGCCCCGCATCCTCGGCTTCGCGTTCAATCCGCTGAGCGTCTATTTCTGCCATGATCTCCAGGGAGCGCTGCGGGCTGTGCTCTACGAGGTGAACAACACCTTCGGGCAGCGGCACAGCTATCTTCTACCGGTCGAGCAGGCGGACGGGGCCATCCGGCAGGGCTGCGCCAAGCATTTCCATGTTTCGCCCTTCATGGGGATGGACATGCGCTACGCCTTCCGGCTGGCGCCGCCTGCGGAGCGTCTATCTCTCGCCATCACGGGCTCTGACGATGCCGGGCCGATCATCACGGCGGTCCACAGCGCCACGCGTCGTCCACTGACCGATGCCGAACTGCTCAAGGCCTTCGCCAGTCACCCGCTACTGACCGTCAAGGTCGTCGGCGGCATCCTGTGGGAAGCGCTCAGGCTCTGGATCAAGGGCGTGCCGGTGCAGGACCGCCCGGCGGCGCCCCTTCATCCCGTCACCATCGTAAAATCCCGGCAGGAGGCCGCATGTATCTGAGCCACGAGACGCAGGCCGATACCGTCGCCTTCCCGCCGGCAACGCCTGAGGCCGGGCCCTGGCTGGTGCGCCGCGTGTTGCGCCATCTGGAGTGCGGGCGGCTGACGGTGACCCTGCCTTCCGGCGAGCGGATCGCGCATGTCGGGCGGCTGCCTGGGCCGCATGGCGTGATGGAAGTGCGCAACCTGCGCGCCTTCCGGCGTCTGCTGACGCGGGGCGATGTCGGCTTTGCGGAAGGCTATATCGCCGGTGACTGGGCTAGCCCCGATCTCACTGCGTTGATCGCGATGGCGGCGGAGAATGTCGCGCGGCTCGATCGGACGATGGACGGCTTCTGGGCGGTCCGGCTGTGGCGCCAACTCGGTCACGCG
Above is a window of Sphingomonas oryzagri DNA encoding:
- a CDS encoding DUF1365 domain-containing protein — encoded protein: MTGNSALYVGHVMHRRTRPREHRLRYRIFSLLLDLDEIDLLAKRLRLFSRGRFNLFAFHNRDYAAGTCEPLRVQIERYLVAAGMDLGGGAIRLLTMPRILGFAFNPLSVYFCHDLQGALRAVLYEVNNTFGQRHSYLLPVEQADGAIRQGCAKHFHVSPFMGMDMRYAFRLAPPAERLSLAITGSDDAGPIITAVHSATRRPLTDAELLKAFASHPLLTVKVVGGILWEALRLWIKGVPVQDRPAAPLHPVTIVKSRQEAACI